A window of Corallococcus macrosporus DSM 14697 contains these coding sequences:
- a CDS encoding carboxypeptidase-like regulatory domain-containing protein produces the protein MRLKNALGRGLPLLLLGTSLACSACSNGGASNPGPGPGPNNGNTEKNVLKGKATDTAGRPLAGVEVVADNQVLYNSDVVGVTGADGTYRLELGQAATTWNASARLQRDFNGRRYTFELHPSNSNTFAGNEGAVRDFNWRLAGAKPGGGVYGSGLFLNLTDYVDPADPDQALQREHVELTLTPAGPLVDGSTGTPTTARGTNTPDGFGLLDLPIGRYTVTGRYAPPGQAVRPLVVRVQGEDAYAEAVTADFKPAVEGGDGPYRIDVELKFP, from the coding sequence ATGCGACTGAAGAATGCCTTGGGCAGGGGTCTTCCGCTGTTGTTGCTGGGTACGTCCCTGGCCTGTTCGGCCTGCTCGAACGGTGGCGCCAGCAACCCCGGCCCCGGCCCCGGCCCCAACAACGGCAACACGGAGAAGAACGTCCTCAAGGGCAAGGCCACGGACACCGCGGGCAGGCCCCTGGCGGGGGTGGAGGTGGTGGCCGACAACCAGGTCCTCTACAACTCCGATGTCGTGGGCGTGACGGGCGCGGACGGCACGTACCGGCTGGAGCTGGGCCAGGCGGCGACCACCTGGAACGCCAGCGCGCGGCTCCAGCGCGACTTCAACGGCCGCCGCTACACCTTCGAGCTGCACCCCAGCAATTCCAACACCTTCGCGGGCAACGAGGGCGCCGTCCGGGACTTCAACTGGCGGCTGGCCGGCGCGAAGCCCGGGGGCGGCGTCTACGGCAGCGGCCTCTTCCTCAACCTGACGGACTACGTGGATCCGGCCGATCCGGATCAGGCCCTGCAAAGGGAGCACGTGGAGCTGACCCTCACCCCGGCGGGCCCGCTGGTGGATGGAAGCACCGGCACCCCGACGACGGCCCGGGGCACCAACACGCCGGACGGCTTCGGTCTCCTGGACCTCCCCATCGGGCGCTACACGGTGACGGGCCGCTACGCGCCGCCGGGCCAGGCCGTCCGCCCGCTCGTCGTGCGCGTGCAGGGCGAGGACGCCTACGCCGAAGCCGTGACGGCCGACTTCAAGCCCGCTGTCGAGGGCGGGGACGGTCCGTACCGCATCGACGTGGAGCTGAAGTTCCCCTGA